One window of Cydia fagiglandana chromosome 19, ilCydFagi1.1, whole genome shotgun sequence genomic DNA carries:
- the LOC134673715 gene encoding ubiquitin-conjugating enzyme E2 C has protein sequence MAQNINPHYASSSNPAKQNEDTIKLKDNHAVSKRLQKELMELMRCADKGISAFPESENLFKWIGTINGPLDTVYAGHKYKLSLEFPNSYPYAPPVVKFVTPCFHPNVDTCGLICLDILKDKWTALYDVRTILLSIQSLLAEPNTQSPLNQQASFLWPNQPAYKKHLDDFYSKHKDS, from the exons ATGGCTCAAAATATCAATCCACACTACGCTTCATCGTCAAATCCGGCTAAACAGAACGAGGATACGATAAAACTGAAGGACAATCATGCAGTAAGCAAACG ATTGCAGAAAGAGTTGATGGAGCTGATGCGCTGCGCGGACAAAGGAATATCCGCGTTTCCAGAAAGCGAGAACCTGTTTAAATGGATCGGAACCATTAACGGACCATTGGATACCGTTTACGCGGGACACAAGTACAAGTTGTCGTTAGAGTTCCCTAATTCGTACCCGTACGCGCCTCCCGTGGTGAAGTTCGTGACGCCGTGCTTCCACCCAAACGTGGATACTTGTGGGTTAATATGTTTAGACATTTTAAAAGACAAGTGGACGGCCCTGTACGACGTTCGCACGATATTACTGTCCATCCAGAGCTTGTTAGCGGAGCCCAACACGCAGAGCCCTCTGAATCagcaagcatccttcctctggCCGAACCAGCCCgcctacaagaaacatttagACGATTTCTATAGTAAACACAAAGACTCTTAG